The nucleotide window CGATCGGGTGCTCGAGGCTGGCCAGCACATCGACGAAGCCTGCAATGCCCTGCTGGAACAGGAAATGCGGACCGCGGCACGTCGGATCCTGCACGACGTGGCGGTGAATGATCCAACGATCTTCAGCCGGCGCGGCCGGATGGACACCGCGGCCGCAGCGATCTGCTGGATCACCTTGATCAACAACTGCGGCAACCCCATGTTGCACCAGACCCAGATTCCGATCAAGGAGCTGCGCAACCACTTCGGCGGCGGCACGCCGAGCCAGCGGGCGAAGCCGATGCTGGAAGCGCTCGGCCTGCCGCCGTCGCAGGGCAGTCCTTTTGATCTCGGTGACCTTCGCTACCTGACCTCGTCCACCCGTCGAGAGATCGTGCAGGCCCGGGAACGCTACTCTGCAAGGAGAAGCGGCCGTTGAGCGGTGACGCAGTCGTGGCTGATTCTGACGCCGGTGACGACCTCTGCGAGAGGTCAACGGAGCAGGAGGCGCAGGACAATCTGCGCCTGGTGCTGCTGATGTGTGCAGCCGGTGAGCTGCGATGCAGCCAGAAGACCAAGCGCCCGACCGCGGCCACGGTGCGGACTGTGGGATGGCGGTTGGTGGGCGGCGACTTCTATGCCGAGGATCCGATCGCGGCGTTCAGCTGGCCGTTGTTGATCATGGCGGGCGGTCTGGCGAGACTCAACGGATCCCACCTGGTGCTGACAGCGAAGGGCCGGGTGGCGTTGAATGCCCCGCCCTTCGAGGTGTTGCGCGGACTATGGCAGCGCTGGATCAGCCACGGCCTGATCGACGAGTTCAGTCGGGTTGATCAGATCAAGGGCCAGCGGTCGGCGAATGTGCTGACTGCTGTGAAACCGCGCCGCGAGGTGGTGGCCCGTGCGGTAGGCAGGCTGCCACCGGGTGAATGGGTGACGGTGGACTCGCTGTTTGCCCGGATGCGGCGGGGGAGGCTGAGTCCGCAGATCACCCGTTCCGATCGTGCGCTGTTCAAGCTGCACGTCGGCCATCCCGAGTACGACAGTTTCGGATACAGCGATGTGAACAGCTGGGTGCTGGCCGAGGGTCGTTACACCCTCGCGGTGCTGTTCGAGTACGCCGCAACCCTGGGTCTGATCGACATCTCGTACACCTCCCCGATCGGTGCGCGACAGGACTGGCCGGACTATTGGTGCGCAGGGGAGTTGGAGTCGCTGAGCCGCTACGACGGGTTGACGTCCGTACGACTCAACGGGCTCGGCAGCTGCATTGTCAGCAACGACGAGGCTTAGCGGGGTCACAGCCGCGCCGAAAACCGTGCTCGGTCAGAGCATCGTGGCGTATTTATGACGCGTTGATGTGCGGTAGGCGCGTTGCGCGGGTTCAGGCTAATCTCAGCGCATGAGCATGCAACCGATGTCCTGGGGTGGCCCCGCAGGGCCCAATCTCGTGTCCATCGGGAATATCCATGCAACCACTCACCACGTCATGACCCCGGCGGGGACCTGGCCGATTGCCGACATCAACGTGACCAGCATTGATCAAACCTCGACTACCTCGCGTACCCCCACCTGGGCGATCGTTCTGGCGGTCGTCCTCGTCTGGTTCTTCCTGCTCAGCTTGCTGTTTCTGTTGGTCCGAGAAACGCGAGTCCAAGGCTTCATCTCGGTCACGGTGACGACAATCCAGGGACGGTCGTACACCGAGCAGGTGCCCGTGATTGATCCACTCGGCCGGGCCGATGTGTTCAACCGCGTGACCTATCTGCAGAGCCTGATCGGGCAGGAACGATTCCGACTGGGTCGCTGAGCATCCGGTCAGCCATCACAGATCAGTAGCTGCGAAGCCGTTCGACCACACGATCCGCGGGGAAGTGACTGAGCAGCAGCGCGAGCAGAATGCGAGCCTGGGTGTTCGGCAACCGGACCGGGACGGCGCCCGCCTTGATCGCGTCGACCGCGCCACCGCCGCCGTAGATCGGCGCGACCGGACCGAACGGCACCCGCGTCGACAAGGCCACGACGGTGCCCGCTGCGGTCGCGTCCCGGACTGCGTCGACATTGTCGCGATTGAGGTTGCCGGCACCGGTGCCGGCCAGCACGATGCCGCCGATTCGCTGCTCTACAAGGTGATTCAGCAGCTCCGGAGTTGCGCCGGGATAGAGCGTGAGCAATTCGACTCGGGTGCCGTCGAAGGCCGGCTCCGGGTGCGGCAGGGGTACATTCCGGACCGGTCGGGCATGTAGGCGTAGTTCGTCCTGGGTGAGTTCGCCGATCGGGCCCGTCGGGTCCGCGGCGTAGGGCTGCGGTTGAAGGGTGTGCACCTTGCGCAGGCCGCGGGTGGGAAGGACCTGACCGGCGAAGAAGATCAACACACCAAGTCCACGCGACTGCGGATCTGCGGCCACACTGATCGCTCCGGCCAGATTGCGCTGACCGTCGGTGCCCGACTGATCGGGAGCGACCTGAGCCCCAGTGAGAACGACCGGCCGATCGTCGTTGTGGATCAGGTCGAGCAGCACGGCGGTCTCCTCGATCGTGTCGGTCCCGTGCGTGATCACGATCCCGTCGACATCGCCGCGGGCCAGTTGATCTCGTACGCCATCGGCGATGGTACGAAGATCACGAAAACTCAGGTTGAACGAGTTCTGCCGGAGCAGGTCAACCGCCTCGACCGTTATCCCTGCCCTGGTTGAGGTTCCGCCAAGGAGCGTATCGGCGGAATCGCTGGCAACCGAAGCGCCGTCGGACCCGGCGCGTGAGGCGATGGTCCCGCCCGTGGCGAGGACAACGATGTGCGGCATTGCGGTCCCTCCGCCTTTAGTTGGACGGATCGAGCTCGGTTTGATCTTGCCACGACTGGGTCGCAGCCCGCAGCGCCTACTCGCGGGCCTGGGAAGCGATCCGACCTTGCCGGTTGCCGCGGGAGACCTGCGATGACGGCGACTCCATCCGAGGTGCTGCGGCGGCGTCCCGCGACGGTCGCGTCTGCTCAAGCCGCTGCTGTCACCTGCCATCCGATGCCTGACGCGCCGGCACACTTCTTGCCTGTCGAGAGCGAGCACGGCCCCGCGGCGTTGATCGGCTTGGTTGTCGGCGCGTCATGCATCTGGACGAATCCTCCGTGGGATCAAGGGCATGCTTCCCAAGAGCGTGGTCGAAAGTTAGGTTGATTTGGAGCAGTCTGGTCAGACTTACCCGAGAAGGGATTTGATCATGGTTCGCATGTTCGGCCACCATCCATGGACGGTCGGCGATCTCGTCGCTGGCGTGGACCGCGGATCTGTCCGACTGCCGGACATCCAGCGCCCATTCGTGTGGCCGAACGCGAAGGTTCGTGACCTCATCGATTCAATGTATCGGGGTTACCCGGTCGGAGAATTGATGTTTTGGACCAACCGAGATTCTGCACACACCCGGCCCATCGGGGCTGAGGTGAAGACTCAAGATGCCTCTTATCAAGTCGTCGACGGACAGCAGCGGCTGACCAGCCTGTACGCGGCGATCAAGGGTCTGCAGGTCTGGCGAGAGGACTACTCTCGCGAGCTCATATCGATCGGATTCAACCCGCTTACCGGAAGATTCGAGGTCCCCACTCCGATCGTTCGCAGGTCGGTGGAGTGGATACCTGACCTTAAGTCCGTGTTCGACGATCCGATCAACGCTCGTTACGACTACCTGAAGCGGCTCCGCAGTGACCAGGCGCGGACGGTTGATATGGAGGTCGAGCGCGCGGCGGAGATCGCGATCACGCGCCTCTATCAGTTGCTCAGCTATGAATTCCAGGTTGTGCAGGTCAAGGAGGACGTTGATCGGGAAGTGGTCGCCGACATCTTCGTTCGCATCAACTCCGAGGGGGTCAACCTGTCGTCTGCAGACTTCATACTCACTTGGTTGAGCGTGTTCTGGGAGGAGGGGCGAGCGCAACTCGAGAAGTGGGCTCGCAACTCGCG belongs to Microlunatus elymi and includes:
- a CDS encoding asparaginase; its protein translation is MPHIVVLATGGTIASRAGSDGASVASDSADTLLGGTSTRAGITVEAVDLLRQNSFNLSFRDLRTIADGVRDQLARGDVDGIVITHGTDTIEETAVLLDLIHNDDRPVVLTGAQVAPDQSGTDGQRNLAGAISVAADPQSRGLGVLIFFAGQVLPTRGLRKVHTLQPQPYAADPTGPIGELTQDELRLHARPVRNVPLPHPEPAFDGTRVELLTLYPGATPELLNHLVEQRIGGIVLAGTGAGNLNRDNVDAVRDATAAGTVVALSTRVPFGPVAPIYGGGGAVDAIKAGAVPVRLPNTQARILLALLLSHFPADRVVERLRSY